The window attACTTGCTACTACTACTGCAGTTAAAGACTTACTTTCGTATATAGAACCTATAACATTTCTTGGTTACTAAATTTAATACATAGAATCTACCTCAGTAAGACACTCTGTACATATACAACAGTATCAGTAAAGGacttacagtatatatataacagtacttGATAAGTATATGACTGCAGTAATTAAGGGACTTACTTGTTTATATAACAGTACTTGGTCAGTAATTACGACTGCAGTAAGGgatttaattctatttttacatCAGTAACTACATTGTACAAAGGTTATTTTACGCGATTTTCTTGCATTTATATATTAATCAGTACTAACTACAACAACTGAGGTAAGGGACTTTCTGGCATTTATACACAGTATCTCTAAGTACAATGAAATGACTACAACGGTGACTTACAATAAAGTGACTACAACGGTTACTTACTTGAGCTTTGGTTCCTGACTACTGTCCTCCCTGGAGGAGCTGGCACTAATCATGGAGGGCACACTGTCATGCCTCTCCTCATGGTGGTCCTCGAATGGACCACTCTGTGGGTCATCCTCTGGACTGGTGCCCTCTTCGAATGGCCGAGCACTTGAAAAAATATTCGGTTTGTATCGGGTTTTTCCAAGGCTAAATATAGAACACAAAAACCCCCAGCATTGGACTCTTGgcagaacaaaacaaaagtaagtaaaatgttGTTAAACAGAACACTTAAATTAAGATTGTATTATGAcaccattatatatataattgtacaAGTAACTtgtcttttttaatttcagtaaGATGGCTGTTCAGAGGATATCCGAGTCAGTGTATGTGGGGATGTGTCTAAAGATAGGGACTCCACAACAGGTGGCCTCCAGGAGAGATATGGTGGACATTGTAGAGATGTTGATTAACAACGAGATGTTACCGACCACAGTGATGCTGAGTGGGAGTCGTAGAGAAGGGTTCAGACTGAGTGGATCAGACAGAGACACCATGCATTGGCTAAATAACCACCGAGTGATCTGGGACTTCTCTCAGTGTCAGTTTTACAACACACAAGAACATGCACTGATTCTCTGTGACAGTTCtgagagtccaccaggattcacttTACTATGGTTACCATTAGAAAGAGCTAGTCATGGAGTGATGTCAGCGTGTGTAAGGATGAATGGAATGCTCTATATCTCAAGTTCAAAGTACAGAGATGTCACATGTTCTTTAGTTTTTCCTGGTTCTTCACCTCACGGACCATGTGGTAGTGGGATATACGGTGATATAGAATACGATAATGCCCATTGCTTTGTCAGTGATTTCTGGCCTCCGCCTGCCTCCTCATGGATAGACAGGTGTCACTCATGGCCCCCACCTCATGTTGTAAACGACATTATAAGAAATGGGTGTCACTTTGTAGCGATAGGACACAAACTAGGAAATCATACAGACAACGAatggagaatttctttttctcagGCGGAATACAAACTTGTGTGTTCAATGAATCACACACAATTTTTAACTTATGGATTACtcaaattgtttttaaaggaaataattAATGAAGGATTGAGAGATGAAGATAAACTACTGTGTTCCTATCACATGAAAACTACTGTTTTCTGGGCGATTCAACAAAATGTTCTACCTCGCTGGTGTCCACAAAACCTCCTGGTCggtttctgggtctgctttaAACTTCTCCTTAAATGGGTGTACGAGGGAGTGTGTTCCAATTTTTTTATTCCAGAGAATAACATGTTTTTGAGCAATATATATGGTGAAGCACAAAAGACATTATTCACACGACTATATAGACTGTATGAGAATGGCATACCATTGCTGTTACACAGTCCCTCCATCAGGTCCTACATCATTAATGTTCTGTGTAATCCCAGACTCACAATTTGTACTGATGAACATACTCTGATCTCTGAGGTTGAAGTTGATGAAGAGTTTTTCAGAGAGATATGTATAAATGATTCAATAGGCGAACTGGATCTACATATGtgtaaaaaatatctacatagGGTAGAACAGTTGTTAGGTTTACCGCTGACACAGTATCACATTGTCATGTTACAGAAACTTACAGCCACCATCCTTCAGTGTACCGCATTTATATTACACAGCATGTACACTAACACAGGTTCTAACAAACAGTTGTATATTGTAGACAAGGTAGCCTGTCGTTTGGTGAAATTATCAGCCAAGTTTGGGTTTGTGTCTGACATGTTATACATTACGATGAATTATTACAGGACACTCCGGTACAGGGATGCTTTATCAGTTATAGATATAACAAAGGTCAAGTTGGCACAGCCATGTCTGATGTATAGGAGTCATGTAGACATAGAGAGGTATACTGAGGCTGTAGGGGGACAGTCCTTGTCTACAAAGATGAGACAAGCCGTAGCAGAGACTATCAAACTTCCCgatgaaattatttatattaatgaattatcACCAGAACAACAGTCTAGTAAACAAAACAATCAGCATATCGTGTATATTCCACCCCTTGTACTGTTGTATATGCTGGAGTTTTTGTGCTCTAGACATGTCGACACACTGAGAGCACAGAGAGCTTTAGATGATCTACAGGTCCTAGTCCACCATGATATGGGGGAGTTAGTACCTGTATATCTCAGAGACATCTCCTGGGAGATCCTGGGGATCTGCCAACAGATCACAGGGAACCTCCAAGCTGCCCTGTACTCATACCAACAGTCACTCAGACAATATCCATGTCACAAAATACAAACTGCTACCAGACAGAGAATTCAGGATCTACATTTATGAACTCACTGACAATTAAGAAGTATGGAATTCCTGTGTGTCAAACACTGACATTGTTAATTGTGTTTGTTCTGATCGGTTTTTCTATAAAAGTTGTATAGTGTATGTGTAAAGGAAGGGATACCCTTATGATTTATTTAACCcagtaaataaatgtatatttatcttaattttgtgcaaatttatttgttaatttaatcaattaatatattacatgtaaacctaaagttccaatttttgaaaacaaaaagataatttggatatatcataattatttttaaagccgttaataataaaaacaattcacCAATCGAACGTTTCAATTT is drawn from Crassostrea angulata isolate pt1a10 chromosome 5, ASM2561291v2, whole genome shotgun sequence and contains these coding sequences:
- the LOC128183283 gene encoding uncharacterized protein LOC128183283, coding for MAVQRISESVYVGMCLKIGTPQQVASRRDMVDIVEMLINNEMLPTTVMLSGSRREGFRLSGSDRDTMHWLNNHRVIWDFSQCQFYNTQEHALILCDSSESPPGFTLLWLPLERASHGVMSACVRMNGMLYISSSKYRDVTCSLVFPGSSPHGPCGSGIYGDIEYDNAHCFVSDFWPPPASSWIDRCHSWPPPHVVNDIIRNGCHFVAIGHKLGNHTDNEWRISFSQAEYKLVCSMNHTQFLTYGLLKLFLKEIINEGLRDEDKLLCSYHMKTTVFWAIQQNVLPRWCPQNLLVGFWVCFKLLLKWVYEGVCSNFFIPENNMFLSNIYGEAQKTLFTRLYRLYENGIPLLLHSPSIRSYIINVLCNPRLTICTDEHTLISEVEVDEEFFREICINDSIGELDLHMCKKYLHRVEQLLGLPLTQYHIVMLQKLTATILQCTAFILHSMYTNTGSNKQLYIVDKVACRLVKLSAKFGFVSDMLYITMNYYRTLRYRDALSVIDITKVKLAQPCLMYRSHVDIERYTEAVGGQSLSTKMRQAVAETIKLPDEIIYINELSPEQQSSKQNNQHIVYIPPLVLLYMLEFLCSRHVDTLRAQRALDDLQVLVHHDMGELVPVYLRDISWEILGICQQITGNLQAALYSYQQSLRQYPCHKIQTATRQRIQDLHL